Proteins found in one Zea mays cultivar B73 chromosome 1, Zm-B73-REFERENCE-NAM-5.0, whole genome shotgun sequence genomic segment:
- the LOC103645514 gene encoding auxin-responsive protein SAUR40 has translation MVSWKKKRGGGGESQSPIRGAAEQEKVPRGHVPMLAAGEDDDAVDVGERVLGPVTLLSDPSVAELLDMAAQRYGYGQPGVLRVPCDAGRFRQVLHGAMHRRGIISSSA, from the coding sequence ATGGTGTCGTGGAAGAAgaagcgcggcggcggcggggagtCGCAGTCGCCCATCCGGGGCGCGGCCGAGCAGGAGAAGGTCCCGAGAGGGCACGTCCCGATGCTGGCCGCCGGCGAGGACGACGACGCGGTAGACGTCGGCGAGCGGGTGCTGGGGCCGGTGACGCTTCTCAGCGACCCTTCCGTCGCGGAGCTGCTGGACATGGCGGCGCAGCGGTACGGGTACGGCCAGCCGGGCGTGCTGCGGGTGCCCTGCGACGCGGGCCGCTTCCGCCAGGTCCTCCACGGCGCCATGCACCGACGCGGCATCATCAGCTCGTCAGCCTGA